The following is a genomic window from Aedes aegypti strain LVP_AGWG unplaced genomic scaffold, AaegL5.0 Primary Assembly AGWG_AaegL5_hic_scaff_894_895_PBJ_arrow, whole genome shotgun sequence.
ATTAATTAGAAAATGCCTCAAGTTTGAACCCGCGTCAAATATGTTATAATGGAAAAGTACTGAATTCCAGAGTCCATGAatgaagagttgcgcgaagagtgaagccaaatctacctatcgaacagTCAAACTATCttcctatcgagcagaccagcaaggcagataggggctattttcgaagacgaagaagaacaatcattcaaagaagtctcttcgcgcaactctctgtATATAGACTCTGCTGAATTCATGTCTAAAACTGATCGAATTCAATATTCCATTCCCCCTCCCTAATACACCTATCGAAATTCAAACATGCAACACTTAAACCGAAATTTTAATGCACTATATGTTTGCTAAAgtcattattattgaaaaaatgattaGGGTTTAGTTATAATTGTTTTACCAAACAAGATCTTAAAGTATAAGATTCAGATATTCCTTCGCAGTTACTTTATATGATATTAAAACTCATTCAGTATTTCCAAATATTCATTCTAAAAACAATACTACTAAAAAATACTAAAtggattttataacaaaaatctttgaaatgacGTTTTTTGGTTCATAAATTTGTTTaagtttaaaacaattttacttacaaattatttaactATGCCCTAATACAACTGAACGATGTTTTCAATACTCGAGCAATCATAGAGAGCATTTTTCATTTCTTGAACGAAAATTTCGAATGGTTTTATGGCATATGAGTAGTATAGCCTTCTAACTTTCAAGGGTATTGAGGAATATTTACAGATATTGCTTTATATGGTAGAGCCCGAAGGTTGCGAAAGAAGGAGCCAAACAAATTTTAAggttatttaaaaaatgatcaccaagtgttttatttattttaaaaaacattaaaattcaCTGGTGGTAGTGATTCTTTATAAAAGatattcgcggaagctgacatatctgtcaaagtgtgagccaatcgagcagcgagagctgtcaaagtatGAGCCTAACGAacatgcgtttttttttgtgttttgaacttttcttgaggtgtaatgtaatccgcttgaaattatttcggtaaaagttgtttgtatagagcaaatataaaatattttcctttttttgattttttgtcaattttgtcaatatttagttgttgtttttttctgctgtttattagtttggagatgtagctcaaagatctataacgaaacaaaatacactttttagcaatgaggaagtcatgttcgtgttacaatattattctcgacaccgagcaaactcagcactgTCAGTCACATGTTAGCAGTCtattgccaaatcattccatttctTTTCAGCGtatctctcatataaaggatcGCTAACTGGTAGGTAGTATtattattctattatttttttttcaaaaatcattttttcccaaattgtatttatttttcttcttagaATACATTCAATAATTCTTCACGATGATTCAATACAGGTAATTTATTTTGGTCACCTTTGTAGTCTAATAAGATTTTTGATAAGTTTTCTTCCTAGCAGAATTTTTATAATACATACACTTTCATCATACACAttgaggtattttttttaatcgcaaaaaaaaacaggaaacaTGTAGTCAATTAGCTTGGGATACggttaaattaaaaatataaattctcgCCCCAGTCCATTTTTTGGATGTACCTATTAGGATCCCATATtgactgtgcaaaatttcaactcgatagGTAAAACTATAATTTAGCGTCagcaattcaaagtttgtatgcgcataGTAATGCGACAACTGAATTTTAAAATGTAGtgaatcccatacaaactttaaacggctggcgctaaattaTAGTTTCGTCGAAAATTCTCtttgtatatttttatatataccGCTTTACCAGTTTTACTTTAATACTATGAATAAACTTGTTTAGTTAGATATTGTAGTTTAGTTTAGATTGTACAGTAGAGTGGATCTGTTTACCGTTTTGTATGGGTGGCTCAACCTACAGAACCATTTTTTAAGAAGATGATAAACATGAACATGAAAAATGCTTCGTATTATTTTTAtacttcaaaacatattttcatgCCAAAAGTTAGTCACCTTGATGTACTCTTCAAAGTCctatgaattttgaatttatcaaCACCCAATAGGTCATTATgaccaaaaatcaaaactgtgcCCAATCTACAGACCTCTTTCCTTCTTGAGCGTTACATTCTCCTGTTTCCAAGCTTTGCGTTTGTACAAGTAGTAAATAATATTaccttatatttttctttacagTTTGACGATATGGTGAGCGGAGAGAAGTTctttaaagaaaatttccatatGTCGAAAAACAGTTTCGACCAACTTTTCAAATTAGTTGAAAAAGACTTAGCACCAAAGAGAAACACGAGACCGAAagatggaattcctccaaagctcAAGTTGGGTTTGGTGATAGAGTAAGtatatttaaaatcaaatatcaaattCTGAATTCTACATTCTAAATTGGATAACCTTGTGCGTTGAACTCAAAACAAAATAGATCATAGCTGTTTGATCTTGCGTGAGCATGCATTGCAATAGATTCTACACCATTACCCCACAATCCATTATCCCGAATTTCGTTTACCCGTATATACCATTACTCCGAAAGTACCATCGCCCCGAATTCCATAACCTTGAATTCTATTAGCTCGGAATAATATCGTGTAGCGTAATTGTGCATTAGGAGTAAAAGCATTCGGGGCTATTGGCTCATAACATTCAGGTGAATGGCATTTGGGGTTATGAAAAAGAATCATTGCAATGAAAAAGGGCATAATGATCTCTGGTTATCGTCATAAAACTGCATACCTATGAATAGTATGTGTTTAAATAATGTAGCGTTGCCTCAAATGCATATAAATTCCATAGAAAAAGTGGTGACAAAATGAACAGGGatgataaaatgaacaccgagccttttaccaagaaaaaaaaattgattgagatttaatcacgcacggacgatttaaaaaaaaaaaagtattcagCTTGATATAAAAAAGcttcagtaaaaatatcaacgaaaactaagattttagataaccacgtttgaaaattagaactgacgtcacttttagctcggaggtcttgaggtttttcagtgaggtgaacatcgttatgatatgatgtcaaatttaATACctttagatttatttttgaatgtgttacaatcattaatggatatattgtCTGGAATGCAATGAACATTTtcctaaatatttgttttgctcacgttttttacATCATGTTCACATTAAGCTCTTACGGTggatttcaccgtaatctcaacagctgaacagttcggtgaaataaaacaccgtaacttcgtcggaatttaacggattccggtgattttttaccgaatactgtaaaaatttaccgtactccgttaatttattttaccgaactgttcagctgttgagatttcacaggaatccgtaaattTAAGTGTGTTCAATTTAACACAAAAAGCTGTTCATTtcacccacatagtgcaggtataatgaacatttgcatagttttttttataataaatcttcgagctattTAGTAGATTACCTGCGACACTGAAGACAGTTtacagccttacagttgaggtcgaaatacgcgtatctgtcaaaggatacaaactctagtggaattaaatggtataccgtcaagctaccattcaccgtgcatttaagaaaaatttgctcttcaataaattgtataactttgccaaataatttgatgcgtactagaataccactacgtagcgtgcaattctataataattcaggaaaaaatataaaactagtgttggataacaaaaaatactctaaaaatatgtttgaaaatgtaatgttaaggtcgcctcgtaccgtgctatgtcaccatttaccgtgcacactagtgcaccattcaccgtgcatatagttttcgtcatgatttaattttgtatcttgaagaaacgttggtaatggagcaactatgttgctagtagtgtgcgcactcatttttaagaatattaaaatcttcatttaaaataaaaaccataaaacgttcaaaaatttactaaataaatactttttcattaaaatcgttataggaggtttgactgtattgtccaaaccatttcatattcactcaaacactcaaaatgaagttttttaatcacgacataacaataaatctaatattaccgaataatttcaagttttctacagtattaccgtgcatttgggttttgactgaaacacaatgaaaaattataaattgcataaaatttcattgctcatacgatgaaatacatctaactAGTGGTATACACAAtgtaaacttgttgaaattttgaaaaatttcgtactctaacgttaaaatgaaaaatggtaatttttggagtctctactaagagtgttgaaaaatctcattatcaaacagaattcacatgattctgactacataaactaggtttttcaaaatgctttgtgacaaaaactacttcattttattagttttatcttattttgctgacaaaagaataatttgtgaaaattgtatgaatattttgtaggaatttgtatatgtgcacggtgaatggagcccgcacggtgactggtgacttaacggtagtactaaattcggtttttcatctacttatagtttttttgctagcgatataaatatgtgaaaattcagttttttcagtctgaattcgtgtcgctgctatagataacatcccaatttttgatgttgtgcgattaTCGCAAACAAATACAAACTATACACATTCttagtttttctatcagaaacaagatgatatccttaaggtgttcattttaccaccccttcccctttACGCAACATAACGTAAATTAAATTCACACTAACATAATCTaggtttaataaaataaaatatttattgaaaatgctaaaatgtatccattttttgttttgttttttaggtatCTGGCATCTGGTGGTCTACAGAGGCATTTGGCGTCGTGCTACAGAGTTAGCAAACAGCATATGGGGTCAATCATTGATCAAGTTTGTGATGCTATTTGTCGTGCCCTGAGTGCTTATGTCGCAGATCCATGCCAAGAATCATTTTTGGAAGTAGCCAATGGTTTTAATTCCCGTTGGAATTTCCCAAACTGTATTGGTGCGATCGATGGAAAACATGTGTCCATAAAAGCTCCCCCAAATGCTGGCAGCATTTTTTATAACTACAAAGTAAGTTATACTTTTATTAAGTAAGTTATACATCAATAttatttggcaggctcgggATCCATGGGGCATAACATGGGGTAATATTGATCGTAGTGTCCCTCCTAGTAAGAAGCACGTATCAACATGTATCGATAGAATATTTCAAAGCATGAATGACGTGTCTCTTCCTTTTATTTATGAGCTAATAGAAATTAATGTTTCAGTAAAAATAAGTATTGTTTATTTGTATATTGTTCAACTTTTCTAAGCacttatttttataattatggATGACACTGCACTACCGAAGATGCATGTATGACATGAGTTCTGGAAATGATATAGGATTGATCAGGGCAATATGAGCAacctaaggaaaacgtcatttcttacttacttttgatggctctacgtccttcaagacatgacctgacATGACAGTAGAAACTATCGTGTGAATTCATGTAACTTGTACTAGAATGTTTTCTTTCATGTTGTATTCagaaataatgttaaaatctATTTGAAAGTTTTGCAGCGATGTTTTTAAAATCGAatgtttttttatagaaaagcaAATGATAATCAGTACTATATAAACAACGTTTTTTTAAGTTTGACTTGAAATTATTAATTCTAGCGAAATATTGTTAATATAGCAAACAGACCATAACACTACAGTCACCTGTTGTTTTTAGGACtacctcgatgatcccttggatcgcatttgtactggttttgtgttttgtAACTCGATAACTctttaactcgatggtcccttcaatatcgagttatggagtgtTGTCTGTAGTAACAAATTTCTACACATGATTCAACCTATTCTCTAGCCAATTATACCACTTGTATTAGTGCACAAAAATGACTATGCAGTAAACAATTCCAATCATTTTGTTTACAATCTTGATCGATACAATTTTCAGTGCAGAGCACGAAATTTATTCCCTTGAAAAGTTGATGTGTGGCTTCATTTTATCTTCACATTCATCTGGATTGTTAATTAAGTTTCTCTGAGCCACCCAAAAATCCTTTAGAATAGAATCCCTAAACtgccaaaaaaatattgttaataaTATGAAATGATTCGAATATGTGTCGCACTATAATAACTTTTCTATTACAGGGTTTTCATTCGTTGGCGCTAATGGCTATTTGCGATGCTTCTTATCGATTCACCTACCTGGATGTAGGTGCTTATGGAAGCGAAGGAGACtgcaatattttcaaagaatccaAATTTGGAACTGATGTGCTGCACGATCGACTTGATTTTCCAGAAAACGCCACGGTCAATGGTGTTAAATTACCTTTCTTCTATGTAGCCGACGATGCCTTTCCCTTATGTAAGAGGATCATCAAACCGTATAGTAAGAAAAACCTATCAGCAGAGGAGCGCATTTTTAATTATCGCTTAAGTAGAGCAAGGCGTTGTATTGAAAACGCATTTGGACTGTTGTGCTCAAAATGGGCATGTCTGAAAAAGACTTTATACTGCAGTCCCGATCGTGCGCAGAAAATCATATCTGCATGCTGCATGCTGCATAACTTTTTGATTACGCATAAGTCTACTGCGTATTGCCCTCCAGGATACATGGACAAGTTTGATGACGAAAACGTTATTACAGAAGGAGAATGGCGCAAGAGAATTTCATCGGACTCATTATACCATACGACATTTTCGGCGAGTGCAGGCAGGCCTTCGGACTACGGCAAATATATTAGAAACGTGCTGAAACAGTACGTAAATTCAAATATCGGTGAACTGCCATGGCAGCGGCGAGCGGCGTTTGTCGAATGATGAAATCCTATGTATTATCAGATAAGTTATGTGATTAGACAAACAGATGTAAAAAATCCAACAAGAAACGTGAACAATGCGTACACTTTGGCTGATCAACCATCTACAATCAGATTTAAAAATTGTCACTAAATTATAATAAACCTTATGCATTAATAACGTTTTTCTATCTGCTTATGTTTttattctgctgtgaatttatcgttcaaattagcggagGTGCACGGTATCGCCAATACCCCGATATTGGATGGTATGAATGAAATGTAGTAAATAAGAGTTTACTACATagggatcctattcttggcacttttcattcacttcggcagtggggttttttgaaagctactgagctcatatttggttaCAATATGCGtagtattgaagtgcttcttattgcaaagtttcagatcatTTGGCCGAGGAAAACccctcatgccaaagtgaatcatgggagtgcccaagtagttctgcaCCCTACTCGGTTGCTACTCATGCTTAGATGTCGGACTCATTTTACTAACGGGGCCTCAAGATGCAGTAATCTCTTTGTATAATGTGACATAATGCTATCATAATTACATTTAATGTTGGCTAACATGTTTCTATCTGCATATACTGAATATTCTCCCCTATTTTTACATTTCatattcaattttcttaaatagTTCTCAGGGGCTGGCCCTTCTTCTTTTCACGCCAATGCTTTGAGGTCGTTATACAGGTCTGAGATAATTATCCtggatttgattatccggaatatTAGACTCAATTATCCGGAGTACGTATATTTTCCAAGGAGCAATTATTTTAGATATTTGACCGCTGTATTTTGTAGTGTTGATTCGAGGTTGAATGATTTTAAAGACAATTACTAAGTTTTATTATTAatattcagatattttatcttcTGATCTGAATCTAATCTTCTAACTGATCTGATCAAACTACTGCATAATACGGCAATCATTTATCGAAATGAtttatatttctgaaaaatgaatttcaagCTGGTGAAAAGATTACTAACTGAGGGAGAATTCTGAAAGACAGTTtataccgtcttcagccaaaggcttcttcttcttattggcattaacgtcctcactgggacagagcctgcttttcagcttagttttcttatgagcacttccacagttattaactgagagctttctttgccaaagttgccatttgcgcattcgtatatcttgtggcaggtacgattatactctatgcccagagaagtcaagaaaatttccattacgaaaagatcctggacagaccgggaatcgaactcagacaccttcagcatggctttgctttgtagccgcggactctaaccactcggctaaggaaggccccaaaggCTGCAAatactgaacaatcacgaacagcagaaagtttaaaataagaagatcaactTTGTACGTTCATTATTTCAACAGATTACTGCCGTTATTCatataattgtcccatgttacaaC
Proteins encoded in this region:
- the LOC23687640 gene encoding putative nuclease HARBI1, with protein sequence MSLLRNFRFILNLIIAASSVVLLKRKSQRKRKKAAHWVHPYLAERSSKGRYATDFDDMVSGEKFFKENFHMSKNSFDQLFKLVEKDLAPKRNTRPKDGIPPKLKLGLVIEYLASGGLQRHLASCYRVSKQHMGSIIDQVCDAICRALSAYVADPCQESFLEVANGFNSRWNFPNCIGAIDGKHVSIKAPPNAGSIFYNYKGFHSLALMAICDASYRFTYLDVGAYGSEGDCNIFKESKFGTDVLHDRLDFPENATVNGVKLPFFYVADDAFPLCKRIIKPYSKKNLSAEERIFNYRLSRARRCIENAFGLLCSKWACLKKTLYCSPDRAQKIISACCMLHNFLITHKSTAYCPPGYMDKFDDENVITEGEWRKRISSDSLYHTTFSASAGRPSDYGKYIRNVLKQYVNSNIGELPWQRRAAFVE